ttagaaatAAGTTGCGTCGACAACTGCAAAGAGACCGCAAAACAattggacgtcaagagcgaaggagtttaaTAAGGCGTGGGTGGGCAAAAACCGGCGGAAAGCCTACGCCTTActgaaacagtatagcggcaagatgaaaagatgttctcctgtcctcaaaCTGCCGATGGATGACCAACCCTCCCATGTCCGAGGGATCATTTCAAGACCTTGTTGAACCGGCAAGCGCTGTGAGCTTCTCAACTTTACCAGGTtaatagaccgacatatgcggttaacgagtaACCagcgaccgagtcggaggttctgatCCGAATCTAAAGACGAAAATTTTGAGATCTGGCGGGGGcgacggaattagcgcagaaatgctgaaatatcttcttccGTCTTgtattcgtgagatgacggatgacgaagatcatccgttcgatatggatagacgaaaggatacctgactcctTTCGTTTTGGAGGAGAAGAGGATTATCCCGGACAGGTTATTCAAACATGGGAAGAAACCACACGAGACGAGCAAGCTAGTTGTCGTTCTGGCCGATCTACTATTGACTGGGTGCTCATCATCGGGAAATTGATTGAAATGTGTCAGCGGTACTCAAACAAAGTTAAAGCCAACGCAATTGGTTTTCTTGGGCTTTTAGTCGCTTTCGACtctataaaatattaaaatcatattctttt
The Necator americanus strain Aroian chromosome I, whole genome shotgun sequence genome window above contains:
- a CDS encoding hypothetical protein (NECATOR_CHRI.G1912.T1) — encoded protein: MTKIIRSIWIDERIPDSFRFGGEEDYPGQVIQTWEETTRDEQASCRSGRSTIDWVLIIGKLIEMCQRYSNKVKANAIGFLGLLVAFDSIKY